The Helianthus annuus cultivar XRQ/B chromosome 16, HanXRQr2.0-SUNRISE, whole genome shotgun sequence genome includes a window with the following:
- the LOC110920407 gene encoding uncharacterized protein LOC110920407, whose amino-acid sequence MGLNNGGNNATIESLWNSWIPRKVNLLIWRAIINRLPTKTTLKHRGLPNIEEGCIWCNFGLDEPQHIFIRCQVARFIWSVIASWCKTPQLATVQDILEWIDMVNNLDGAKEKRKIIKSIAFTTVWVLWLRRNEKIFKTNDIQIQSSVVDIKTLSFLWVSSRSNLRGLTWEQWNTFSIV is encoded by the coding sequence ATGGGGCTCAATAACGGAGGCAACAATGCAACAATTGAATCTCTATGGAATTCTTGGATTCCGAGGAAAGTCAATCTCTTAATATGGAGGGCAATCATCAACAGGCTACCAACAAAGACAACTCTAAAACATAGAGGCTTACCCAACATTGAGGAGGGCTGCATCTGGTGTAATTTCGGGTTAGATGAGCCACAACATATCTTCATCAGATGCCAAGTTGCTCGGTTTATCTGGTCTGTTATTGCATCCTGGTGTAAAACTCCTCAACTCGCTACAGTACAAGACATACTCGAATGGATAGATATGgtaaacaatttggatggagcgAAAGAAAAAAGGAAAATCATTAAATCAATCGCTTTCACAACAGTTTGGGTGTTATGGCTTAGGAGAAATGAGAAGATCTTCAAAACAAATGATATCCAAATACAGAGCTCGGTTGTAGACATCAAAACTTTGTCGTTCTTATGGGTCTCAAGCAGATCTAATCTCAGAGGTTTAACATGGGAGCAGTGGAACACGTTCTCGATAGTTTAA